In Physeter macrocephalus isolate SW-GA chromosome 2, ASM283717v5, whole genome shotgun sequence, a single window of DNA contains:
- the LOC102982857 gene encoding signal recognition particle 14 kDa protein-like, which translates to MAWDRMTAMHSWVSAIYSWFLTELTRFFQKFQLSGSLFITLKKCDGRTKPIPRKGSVEGLEPSDNKCLLRATDGIKINTVVSSKEVTKFQMAYSNLWRATVVGLEKRDKRNKSQKSKAAW; encoded by the exons ATGGCCTGGGATAGAATGACAGCGATGCATTCTTGGGTGTCAGCCATTTATTCTTGG TTCCTGACCGAGCTGACCAGGTTCTTCCAGAAGTTCCAGTTGTCGGGCAGCCTGTTCATCACTCTTAAGAAGTGTGATGGTCGAACTAAACCCATTCCAAGGAAAGGTTCTGTGGAGGGCTTGGAGCCCTCAGACAACAAGTGTCTGTTAAGAGCTACTGATGGGATAAAGATCAACACTGTGGTGAGCTCCAAAGAAGTGACTAAGTTTCAGATGGCTTATTCAAACCTGTGGAGAGCTACCGTGGTTGGGCTGGAGAAGCGGGACAAAAGGAACAAGAGTCAGAAGAGCAAAGCAGCATGGTGA